The Parvibaculaceae bacterium PLY_AMNH_Bact1 genome window below encodes:
- the dusB gene encoding tRNA dihydrouridine synthase DusB (Derived by automated computational analysis using gene prediction method: Protein Homology. GO_function: GO:0003824 - catalytic activity [Evidence IEA]; GO_function: GO:0016491 - oxidoreductase activity [Evidence IEA]; GO_function: GO:0017150 - tRNA dihydrouridine synthase activity [Evidence IEA]; GO_function: GO:0050660 - flavin adenine dinucleotide binding [Evidence IEA]; GO_process: GO:0008033 - tRNA processing [Evidence IEA]) has product MTISVGAHIYPSRVFLAPMSGVTDLPYRVAVSKTSPAVLVSEMVASEQLARARPDVVRRAAGSGVLDPLVIQLAGREAHWMAEGAKLAEQAGADIIDINMGCPARQVTSGLSGSALMRDLDHALTLIEATVEATTLPVTLKMRLGWDHNSLNAAELASRAEAAGVKLVTVHGRTRCQFYKGQADWKAIRPVVDAVNIPVIANGDILSIEDAEVCLQASGADGVMVGRGANGRPWLLHQIDDVLSNRETTKAPDAKSRWEIVRSHYLGALELYGERLGSRIIRKHLGWYLDAAAADWQCDVAPLKAQILPSDDPDFVLKGLERFFTQEAERIAA; this is encoded by the coding sequence ATGACCATTTCTGTCGGGGCGCATATTTACCCAAGTCGGGTCTTTCTGGCTCCCATGTCCGGCGTAACGGATCTGCCATACCGGGTAGCCGTCTCCAAGACGTCTCCAGCTGTTCTCGTGTCTGAAATGGTTGCGAGTGAACAACTGGCGCGAGCCCGGCCGGATGTCGTACGTCGTGCTGCTGGGAGCGGCGTACTCGATCCGCTGGTGATCCAGCTAGCGGGGCGAGAAGCCCACTGGATGGCCGAGGGGGCCAAGCTTGCAGAGCAGGCAGGCGCCGACATAATCGATATCAATATGGGGTGTCCGGCGCGCCAGGTGACATCGGGACTATCAGGCTCAGCTTTGATGCGGGATCTCGATCATGCGCTGACTCTCATAGAGGCGACCGTCGAGGCGACAACGCTGCCAGTCACGCTGAAAATGCGTCTCGGCTGGGACCACAATTCTCTAAATGCTGCTGAACTCGCATCGCGGGCGGAGGCGGCGGGCGTCAAGCTTGTAACCGTTCATGGGCGAACGCGCTGCCAGTTCTACAAAGGGCAGGCCGATTGGAAGGCAATTCGACCAGTGGTCGATGCAGTGAACATACCCGTCATCGCCAATGGCGATATCCTATCAATTGAAGACGCAGAAGTTTGCCTGCAAGCATCAGGGGCAGACGGTGTCATGGTCGGTCGCGGTGCAAATGGGCGCCCTTGGCTTCTTCATCAAATTGACGACGTACTGTCTAACAGGGAAACAACAAAAGCGCCGGATGCTAAAAGCAGATGGGAGATAGTCAGATCCCACTACTTGGGTGCGTTGGAACTCTATGGCGAACGCCTTGGGAGTCGGATCATTCGCAAACATCTGGGTTGGTATTTAGATGCTGCCGCCGCTGATTGGCAATGCGATGTGGCCCCACTCAAAGCCCAGATCCTCCCAAGCGATGATCCGGACTTTGTCTTGAAGGGGCTTGAACGGTTTTTCACACAAGAGGCCGAAAGGATAGCGGCATGA
- the lipA gene encoding lipoyl synthase (Derived by automated computational analysis using gene prediction method: Protein Homology. GO_function: GO:0016992 - lipoate synthase activity [Evidence IEA]; GO_function: GO:0051539 - 4 iron, 4 sulfur cluster binding [Evidence IEA]; GO_function: GO:1904047 - S-adenosyl-L-methionine binding [Evidence IEA]; GO_process: GO:0009107 - lipoate biosynthetic process [Evidence IEA]) yields MVTVLKTVGGDQKRPRERARHPEKAHRPDTPVLRKPDWIRVKAPGSPVYAETKKIIRENGLVTVCEEAGCPNVGECWTEKHATMMIMGGTCTRACAFCNVSTGLPDALDTDEPENVANAVEKLGLRHVVITSVDRDDLDDGGAEHFAQTIRAIRKRMPETTIEILTPDFLRKEGALEIVVQARPDVFNHNLETVPRLYLSIRPGARYFHSIRLLQRVKELDSTIFTKSGVMVGLGETREELMQVMDDMRSADIDFLTVGQYLQPTRKHAAVDRFVTPEEFEGYETTARSKGFLMVSATPLTRSSYHADADFAALRAAREAQLTKS; encoded by the coding sequence GGAGAAGGCACACCGGCCAGATACGCCTGTGCTGCGTAAGCCGGACTGGATCCGTGTGAAAGCGCCGGGGTCACCGGTCTACGCAGAAACCAAAAAAATTATTCGTGAAAATGGTCTCGTCACCGTGTGTGAGGAGGCAGGCTGTCCGAATGTTGGCGAATGCTGGACCGAGAAGCACGCCACCATGATGATCATGGGTGGTACCTGTACCCGTGCCTGCGCCTTCTGCAATGTGAGTACCGGTTTGCCAGACGCACTCGACACCGATGAACCTGAAAATGTTGCAAACGCGGTTGAGAAGCTCGGCCTGCGTCATGTGGTGATCACATCCGTTGACCGGGATGATCTCGATGATGGTGGCGCGGAACATTTCGCGCAGACCATCCGGGCTATTCGAAAGCGTATGCCTGAGACAACCATTGAAATCCTGACGCCCGATTTTCTGCGGAAGGAGGGCGCGCTTGAGATTGTCGTCCAGGCGCGACCCGATGTGTTCAACCACAATCTGGAAACAGTGCCTCGGCTTTACCTCTCGATCCGACCAGGCGCCCGGTATTTTCACTCCATTCGACTGCTGCAACGAGTGAAGGAGTTAGACTCGACCATTTTCACAAAGTCGGGTGTCATGGTGGGGCTAGGAGAAACCCGCGAAGAGCTGATGCAGGTGATGGACGATATGCGTTCCGCCGATATCGACTTTCTGACCGTGGGGCAATATTTGCAGCCGACCCGCAAGCACGCCGCAGTTGACCGTTTTGTGACCCCAGAGGAGTTTGAGGGATATGAAACAACCGCTCGGTCCAAAGGTTTTTTGATGGTGTCTGCGACGCCGTTGACGCGCTCGTCCTATCACGCTGATGCAGATTTCGCGGCATTGCGCGCTGCGCGAGAAGCGCAACTTACCAAAAGCTGA
- a CDS encoding bifunctional 2-C-methyl-D-erythritol 4-phosphate cytidylyltransferase/2-C-methyl-D-erythritol 2,4-cyclodiphosphate synthase (Derived by automated computational analysis using gene prediction method: Protein Homology. GO_function: GO:0008685 - 2-C-methyl-D-erythritol 2,4-cyclodiphosphate synthase activity [Evidence IEA]; GO_function: GO:0050518 - 2-C-methyl-D-erythritol 4-phosphate cytidylyltransferase activity [Evidence IEA]; GO_process: GO:0008299 - isoprenoid biosynthetic process [Evidence IEA]; GO_process: GO:0016114 - terpenoid biosynthetic process [Evidence IEA]), whose product MRVVALIVAAGRGTRAGDGLPKQYRPVGGVPILARTLSAFCRHRDVENVLAVIHPDDHRHYERCSSDLPKLLPPAAGSSTRQASVLAGLEALADINPSHVLIHDGARPFAAPELIGRVVAGLQNHEGVLPSLAVTDTLREQVSGIAGETVDRSTLVRAQTPQGFAYKAILEAHRTHQSEEFTDDVALALRTGVHTHLVEGSEDNFKVTTPEDFDRAERFLSASHETRSGSGFDVHRFTDGDQVTLCGLSIPHSQSLLGHSDADVGLHAITDALLGAIGAGDIGDHFPPSDPEWKGAPSRVFLEHAATLLSDQGGRISNLDVTLICEAPKIGPHRQAMRSAIAEIVGVSPDRVSVKATTTEGLGFTGRSEGIAAQALVTVTLPRSAGVE is encoded by the coding sequence ATGCGTGTTGTTGCCCTTATTGTTGCTGCGGGTCGAGGAACCAGAGCAGGCGACGGATTGCCGAAGCAATACCGTCCTGTTGGCGGCGTGCCTATTCTTGCACGCACGCTGAGTGCATTCTGTCGCCATCGGGATGTCGAGAATGTCCTTGCAGTCATCCATCCGGACGATCACAGGCACTACGAACGATGCAGCAGCGATCTGCCGAAGCTTCTGCCACCTGCTGCCGGAAGCTCAACACGCCAGGCATCTGTACTTGCGGGCCTGGAGGCATTGGCTGACATCAACCCCAGCCACGTGCTGATCCACGATGGCGCTCGCCCCTTTGCCGCGCCTGAATTGATCGGCCGCGTCGTCGCGGGCCTTCAAAACCATGAAGGTGTGTTGCCCAGCCTGGCGGTTACGGACACCCTGCGTGAGCAGGTGAGCGGTATAGCCGGAGAGACGGTTGATCGATCCACACTTGTTCGCGCGCAAACACCCCAGGGCTTTGCCTACAAAGCCATTCTGGAGGCGCACCGGACCCATCAATCCGAGGAGTTTACAGACGATGTGGCGCTTGCATTGAGAACCGGTGTTCATACGCACCTCGTGGAAGGATCAGAGGACAATTTCAAAGTGACAACGCCAGAAGATTTTGACAGAGCAGAACGCTTCTTGAGCGCCTCCCATGAAACACGGTCAGGGTCCGGATTTGATGTGCACCGCTTCACTGACGGCGATCAAGTCACACTGTGCGGCTTGTCCATTCCCCACTCACAAAGCCTCTTGGGTCATTCTGACGCTGATGTTGGATTGCATGCAATCACCGATGCTCTGCTCGGCGCAATCGGTGCCGGAGACATTGGCGATCATTTCCCACCCTCTGATCCTGAGTGGAAGGGCGCACCGTCGCGGGTGTTCCTCGAGCATGCAGCGACATTGCTGAGCGACCAAGGCGGCCGAATTTCAAATCTAGATGTTACGCTGATTTGTGAAGCGCCCAAGATTGGGCCCCACAGGCAGGCTATGCGCTCAGCCATCGCAGAGATCGTTGGTGTCTCCCCAGATCGGGTCAGCGTCAAAGCGACGACGACTGAAGGCCTTGGCTTCACAGGCCGCAGCGAAGGCATTGCGGCGCAGGCACTTGTCACAGTGACGCTGCCTAGATCGGCTGGCGTAGAATGA
- a CDS encoding type II toxin-antitoxin system RatA family toxin (Derived by automated computational analysis using gene prediction method: Protein Homology.), which translates to MPAHKESRLVAHPPQKLYELVSDIESYPQFLPWVTGVRVRSRGTAGDNQVIIADVLISYKMFRETFRSSVTLNPQHRTIDVEYVNGPFKHLDNHWRFEPTAEGTEVDFAVDFEFRSRVMEKMITGMFDKAVHKIVTAFFDRADELYGDPEE; encoded by the coding sequence TTGCCTGCACACAAAGAAAGCCGTCTCGTCGCGCATCCACCCCAGAAGCTTTATGAACTGGTCTCGGATATCGAAAGCTATCCGCAATTTCTGCCTTGGGTGACAGGTGTCCGCGTGCGCAGCCGCGGAACCGCAGGCGATAATCAGGTCATCATCGCGGATGTTCTGATCTCGTATAAAATGTTCCGCGAGACATTTCGCAGCAGCGTAACGTTGAATCCCCAGCATCGGACGATTGACGTGGAATATGTCAACGGGCCATTCAAACATCTCGACAATCACTGGCGTTTCGAACCTACAGCCGAAGGCACAGAGGTTGATTTCGCAGTCGACTTTGAGTTTAGAAGCCGCGTGATGGAGAAGATGATAACGGGCATGTTCGATAAAGCCGTACACAAGATTGTCACGGCATTTTTTGATCGCGCGGATGAGCTCTACGGAGACCCTGAAGAATAA
- the ntrC gene encoding nitrogen regulation protein NR(I) (Derived by automated computational analysis using gene prediction method: Protein Homology. GO_function: GO:0000156 - phosphorelay response regulator activity [Evidence IEA]; GO_function: GO:0003677 - DNA binding [Evidence IEA]; GO_process: GO:0000160 - phosphorelay signal transduction system [Evidence IEA]; GO_process: GO:0006808 - regulation of nitrogen utilization [Evidence IEA]), with the protein MPSGTILIADDDAAIRTVLSHALGRVGYDVRTTSNAATLWRWANQGEGDLVFTDVVMPDENGFDLLPRIKKVRPELPVIVMSAQNTLMTAITAAERGAYEYLPKPFDLNEVVAVAERALTTPGASAVPAAQQDDEDKIPLIGRSPAMQEIYRVLARLMQTDLSVMVSGESGTGKELVAKALHDYGKRRHGPFVAINMAAIPRELIESELFGHEKGAFTGASQRSTGRFQQAEGGTLFLDEIGDMPMEAQTRLLRVLQEGEYTTVGGRTPIKTDVRIVAATNRDLRQLINQGLFREDLFYRLNVVPIRLPPLRERTEDIPDLVRHFLTLAQEEGLAPKTVDADGMDFLKRYRWPGNVRELENLVRRLAALYTEDTIGVSVLQSELTEPAFGPVSEPAAIDEGLAEMVERVLSREFASHGDQLPPEGLYERVLKDIEKPLFTISLAATRGNQIKAAQLLGINRNTLRKKIRELDVQVVRMPR; encoded by the coding sequence ATGCCGTCTGGAACCATTCTCATTGCAGATGATGACGCAGCGATAAGGACAGTCCTGAGTCACGCTCTTGGCCGGGTAGGGTACGATGTGCGGACCACGTCCAATGCTGCAACACTTTGGCGCTGGGCCAACCAGGGTGAGGGTGATCTGGTCTTTACAGACGTGGTCATGCCCGACGAGAACGGCTTTGATCTACTGCCACGGATCAAGAAAGTACGGCCCGAATTACCTGTGATCGTGATGAGCGCGCAGAACACGTTGATGACGGCTATTACCGCAGCTGAACGCGGGGCTTACGAGTATCTGCCAAAACCGTTCGATCTGAATGAAGTGGTAGCAGTGGCCGAGCGTGCTCTGACAACACCTGGTGCGAGCGCCGTGCCGGCTGCGCAGCAGGATGATGAAGATAAGATCCCGCTCATCGGCCGGTCGCCAGCGATGCAGGAAATCTATCGAGTTCTTGCGCGCCTTATGCAAACGGATCTGTCCGTGATGGTTTCAGGCGAAAGCGGAACCGGCAAAGAGCTGGTGGCGAAGGCACTGCATGACTATGGAAAACGGCGGCATGGGCCATTCGTCGCCATCAACATGGCGGCAATTCCTCGGGAGCTGATCGAAAGTGAACTGTTTGGTCATGAGAAGGGGGCCTTCACGGGCGCCAGCCAAAGAAGCACTGGACGTTTTCAACAGGCTGAGGGGGGAACACTCTTCCTCGACGAAATCGGCGACATGCCAATGGAAGCTCAAACACGCCTACTGCGTGTGCTCCAAGAGGGTGAATACACAACTGTGGGCGGACGGACGCCGATCAAAACCGATGTTCGCATCGTTGCGGCGACCAACCGCGATTTGCGGCAACTCATCAATCAGGGTCTGTTTCGCGAGGACCTGTTTTACCGTCTAAACGTAGTGCCCATTCGTCTGCCACCTTTGCGAGAGCGCACAGAAGATATTCCCGATCTTGTCAGGCACTTTCTGACCTTGGCTCAGGAAGAAGGGCTGGCGCCCAAAACCGTTGATGCAGACGGCATGGATTTCCTGAAACGCTATCGATGGCCTGGAAATGTGCGCGAGCTTGAAAACCTCGTACGGCGCTTGGCAGCGCTATACACTGAAGACACGATTGGGGTGTCGGTGCTTCAGTCCGAGTTAACTGAGCCTGCTTTCGGCCCCGTGTCTGAACCTGCTGCGATTGACGAAGGTTTGGCGGAAATGGTGGAACGCGTGCTCAGCCGAGAGTTTGCCTCACATGGTGATCAGCTGCCACCCGAAGGTCTCTACGAACGTGTCCTCAAGGATATTGAGAAACCACTATTCACGATAAGCTTGGCGGCAACCCGGGG
- a CDS encoding nitrogen regulation protein NR(II) (Derived by automated computational analysis using gene prediction method: Protein Homology.): MSVHELNAKGGSVSTDAAQLLNAMPHPVISVGDNLQASFVNDAAEQFFDASRAVLTRYPLSEFVSFGSPLLSLISQVMENKASVNEYGVELASPRFGERAVDIQVSPIIDAPGTVLVILQERTMAHKMDRQLTHRGAARSVAGMAGVLAHEIKNPLSGIRGAAQLLEQAASEDDRALTRLICDETDRICGLVDRMEVFSDERPIPRVPTNIHVVLGRVKQLATNGFASSIKVTEEYDPSLPPVPGDQDQLIQVFLNLVKNAAEAIDKPEGEITLTTAFRPGVRLSVPGSQERVGLPIEICIIDNGPGVPDDLLPYLFDPFVTTKASGTGLGLALVAKIIGDHGGIIECDSQPRRTIFRVLLPMHSADEPSQQRES; this comes from the coding sequence ATGAGCGTCCATGAACTGAACGCCAAGGGCGGCAGCGTATCAACAGACGCTGCGCAGTTGCTTAATGCCATGCCGCATCCAGTGATTTCAGTTGGTGACAATCTACAAGCCAGTTTCGTCAACGACGCGGCTGAGCAGTTTTTTGACGCAAGTCGTGCGGTGCTCACGCGATATCCGCTATCTGAATTTGTCTCATTCGGAAGCCCTCTCCTGTCCCTGATCAGTCAGGTCATGGAGAATAAGGCGTCGGTAAATGAGTATGGTGTGGAGCTTGCCTCGCCTCGTTTTGGCGAGCGCGCCGTCGATATACAGGTTTCGCCTATCATTGATGCACCGGGAACAGTTCTGGTCATTCTGCAAGAGCGGACAATGGCCCATAAGATGGACCGCCAACTGACTCACCGGGGGGCTGCGCGGTCAGTCGCTGGCATGGCGGGCGTGTTGGCCCACGAAATCAAAAACCCGCTCTCAGGTATTCGCGGTGCAGCGCAGTTGCTCGAACAAGCGGCCAGTGAAGATGATCGCGCCTTGACGCGGCTGATATGCGACGAAACAGACCGCATCTGTGGGTTGGTTGACCGGATGGAGGTGTTTTCCGACGAAAGGCCGATACCTCGCGTGCCCACGAACATCCACGTTGTATTGGGCCGGGTAAAGCAGCTGGCTACCAACGGCTTTGCGAGTTCGATCAAGGTTACGGAGGAATATGACCCATCACTGCCCCCTGTGCCTGGCGATCAGGATCAACTCATCCAGGTGTTTTTAAACTTGGTGAAAAATGCCGCTGAAGCGATTGATAAGCCAGAGGGTGAAATCACGCTAACAACAGCCTTTCGACCTGGGGTTCGCCTCTCTGTTCCTGGTAGTCAGGAACGTGTCGGTCTGCCTATTGAGATCTGCATCATCGATAACGGGCCTGGGGTGCCTGACGATCTGCTGCCCTATCTATTCGATCCCTTCGTCACCACCAAAGCATCGGGTACAGGGTTGGGGTTGGCGCTCGTTGCCAAAATCATCGGGGATCATGGCGGCATCATTGAATGCGACAGCCAGCCAAGACGTACCATTTTTCGTGTGTTGCTGCCGATGCACTCGGCAGATGAACCGAGCCAACAGAGAGAAAGCTAA
- a CDS encoding CinA family protein (Derived by automated computational analysis using gene prediction method: Protein Homology.) → MSLFPRPILQLAELVLADASEKSLKIVTAESCTGGLVASCLTEVAGSSAVVERGFVTYSNEAKRDMLGVPGDMIADHGAVSEPVARAMAEGALEESRGHVSVSITGIAGPGGGTALKPVGLVHMAAARLRYSIIHEVYRFGNVGRDEVRIQAVQAALELIRRQIDR, encoded by the coding sequence ATGTCTTTGTTTCCACGCCCCATTCTCCAACTGGCAGAACTCGTGCTGGCAGATGCCAGCGAAAAGTCCTTGAAGATCGTCACAGCGGAAAGCTGCACAGGTGGCCTGGTCGCAAGTTGTTTGACTGAAGTCGCTGGGTCGTCGGCGGTGGTGGAACGCGGCTTTGTGACCTATTCCAACGAAGCCAAGCGGGACATGCTGGGTGTGCCAGGTGACATGATTGCCGACCATGGTGCGGTCAGCGAACCTGTTGCGCGCGCCATGGCCGAAGGGGCCCTGGAAGAATCCCGCGGCCATGTGAGTGTTTCCATTACTGGTATTGCCGGGCCTGGCGGTGGAACAGCACTCAAGCCCGTGGGCCTTGTCCACATGGCAGCAGCCCGGCTCCGCTACAGCATCATTCACGAGGTTTACCGGTTTGGGAATGTTGGTCGGGACGAAGTACGGATACAGGCAGTGCAGGCTGCTCTGGAGCTCATCCGTCGGCAGATCGACCGCTGA
- a CDS encoding phosphatidylglycerophosphatase A (Derived by automated computational analysis using gene prediction method: Protein Homology.): MTRLAELIATWFGSGYLPKAPGTWGSLAALPFAWAILTFFPGPYVLLVASAVLLPVGVWASTRHSETLGTHDAGEIVVDEVVGQWIVLSVAPFSLLGWLAAFVLFRIFDVLKPWPISWIDKRISGGWGIMLDDVAAGLFGALAVSLIVFVVGEF; the protein is encoded by the coding sequence ATGACCAGACTTGCAGAGCTGATTGCAACATGGTTTGGATCTGGCTACCTGCCTAAAGCACCGGGCACCTGGGGGTCGCTCGCGGCGCTCCCTTTTGCATGGGCGATCCTAACCTTCTTTCCTGGTCCTTACGTTCTTCTGGTCGCAAGTGCGGTTCTTCTGCCGGTCGGCGTCTGGGCGTCAACACGACACAGTGAGACTCTCGGCACACATGATGCTGGAGAGATCGTCGTGGACGAAGTCGTTGGTCAATGGATTGTTCTCTCCGTTGCGCCCTTTTCTCTCCTGGGCTGGCTTGCCGCTTTTGTCCTCTTTCGCATCTTTGATGTGCTGAAGCCTTGGCCGATCAGCTGGATTGATAAGCGCATTTCGGGTGGTTGGGGTATCATGTTGGACGATGTTGCGGCTGGATTATTTGGCGCACTCGCTGTTTCATTGATTGTTTTTGTCGTCGGAGAATTCTGA